The Candidatus Deferrimicrobium sp. nucleotide sequence GAAGTTCACGCCGCGGATGATCAGCATGTCGTCGGTGCGGCCCGTCACCCGCTGCATCTTGACGAGGGTCCGCCCGCAGGCGCACGGGTCGACGGTCAGCCGCGAGATGTCCCGGGTGCGATACCGCATCAGCGGCTGGCCCTCGTTGGCGAAGTTCGTGATGACGAGCTCCCCTTCCTCGCCGTAGGGAAGCACCTCACCGGTGTCGGGGTGGATGATCTCGGGGTAGAAGTAATCCTCGTTGACGTGGAGCCCGTTGCGCATCTCGTGGCATTCGAACGAGACCCCGGGGCCGATCATCTCGGAGAGGCCGTACATGTCGCACGCCTTGATCCCGAACCGCTCGTCGATCGACTGCCGCATCGACTCGCTCCACGGCTCGGCGCCGAGCAGGCCGATCCGAAGCTTGAGTTTCTTGAAATCGACCCCCATCTGCACCCCGACCTCGTGGAGCCGCATGAGGAACGAGGGCGTCGAGGTGACGACCGTGCTGCCGAAATCCTGCATCAGCATGATCTGTTTCTGCGTGTTCCCCCCGGAGATCGGGATCACCGACGCCCCCACCCGGATCGCGCCGTAGTGGGTCCCGAGGCCCCCCGTGAAGAGGCCGTATCCGTAGATGTTCTGGACGATGTCGTTTTTCGTGATGCCGGCCCCGGTGCAGGCCCGGGCCATCACCTCGGTCCACAGCTCCACGT carries:
- a CDS encoding phenylacetate--CoA ligase, whose protein sequence is MAWSREETIGREEMRRIQLGKWQKMLSYVYAKNPVYRKKLDDAGVKPGEIRSLDDVRRLPFTAKAEIRDYYPFGLFTAPQKDIVEFHATSGTTGKMVVVGYTRNDVELWTEVMARACTGAGITKNDIVQNIYGYGLFTGGLGTHYGAIRVGASVIPISGGNTQKQIMLMQDFGSTVVTSTPSFLMRLHEVGVQMGVDFKKLKLRIGLLGAEPWSESMRQSIDERFGIKACDMYGLSEMIGPGVSFECHEMRNGLHVNEDYFYPEIIHPDTGEVLPYGEEGELVITNFANEGQPLMRYRTRDISRLTVDPCACGRTLVKMQRVTGRTDDMLIIRGVNFFPSQIESIIMKRWGVSPHYMVVVDRPGAMDEVEVKIEVNDEFMKKAAADVLAGSESDILSDVTTAKQKKANLKRDIKDIIGITVQVTLVAPGTIPRSEGKAKRVDDRRPKVG